CCGCTTGATGATTCACAGCCCTCGTTTTTTCTTCTCTTGTATTCGTTTATTTTGTTACTGATGTTCTTTAGCAATGCGCTCGCTGGCTTCTAACATAGTATGCAGCAGCACGTTGGCTCCGGCAGCGCATTCTTCAGGCGAACTGTATTCGGCTTCGTTGTGGCTGATGCCGTTTAGGCAGGGTGTGAAAATCATGCCGGTAGGGACTAAGTCCGCCATGTAACAAGCGTCGTGACCGGCGCCAGCGTAAATGTCCATGTGGCTGTAGCCGAGTTTTTCAGTGGCGGCTTTCACATCGTCGGAAGCATTAAACTCCACTGGGGCGAAATACCAAAAAGGGTCAATATTGACGTCTAAATCGTGTTCTTTGGCGATTTTTTCACAAAAGGCGATCAGTTCTTCATGCATGGTTAATAAAATGTCTGGGCGTGGGTTGCGAAGATCCGCGCTGAATTTCACATTGCCCGGAATCGTGTTGCGAGAGTTTGGCCATACTTGCATGAAACCAACGGTCCCTAAGCCATTTTCATGGCGAAGCGCGATGGCGTTCATTTCTGTAACGATCGAAGCCGCCGCTAACATGGCGTCTTTACGCAAGTGCATTGGCGTGGTGCCAGAGTGAGAAGGGCGGCCTATAACTTCAATGTTGTACCAGCGAATACCTTGGCCTAATCTGACGATGCCAATGGCTTTCTTTTCGTCTTCAAGAATGGGACCTTGCTCTATGTGTGCTTCAAAAAAGGCGCCCATATTTCGACTGCCCAGTTCCATTTCACCTAAGTAACCAATACGTTCTAGCTCGTCGCCAAGACGAATGCCATTTACGTCGGTCTTGTTTAGTTCGGTTTCTAGGTCAAAACGACCAACATAAGTGCCGGAACCTTGCATTGCAGGTTGGAAGCGTGAGCCTTCTTCGTTGGTCCACACGGAAAATTCCATGGCGGTTGGGGTTTCAATGTTGTTGTCATGAAGGGTGCGCAAAACTTCTACACCGGAAAGTACGCCAAAGACCCCATCAAACTTACCGCCAGTGGGTTGCGTATCAAGATGGCTTCCGGTGCCGACGGCGGGTAAGTCGTTGTATTTTCCAGGACGACGAGCAAAGATGTTTCCGATTTTATCGACCTCTACGTCACAGCCACAAGCTTTACACCAAGAAACGAAAAGATCGCGAGATTGCTTATCTAAGTCCGTTCCAGCAAGACGATTACAACCGCCTTTTTTCGTTCCGCCAATATCGCCCATTTCCATTAATGTGTCCCAAAGGCGTTTCTCGTTGATACGAAGGTCTTGCATAATTCTCTCCCAATATAATTTATATCTCTTTGAAAATACTTAACTATTTATTGAAATAAGTATTTATCAAAGAGAAATAAATATTCATTAATGATTTTTGTTTTGAATGAATATTGACCAAAAGGTAAAACCTTTTTTTAAAAAAAGCCAATCATTTGTCCATTCATAAAAAAATAGAATGTATTACTCTCATACTGAATCGTGATTTAAATAGAAAAAAATATAGATGCTGTCTATTTGGTCAGCAATAAATAGGCCAACTTTCTATACTTTATTTTAATTTGACTCGTTCCTATGGCTTTCTTATGGTATTTTAACGCCTGATAAAAGCCGTAAAAGTAAGCAAAAACAGTGGTTTATCAATATAATTTTTTTCAATGAGAGTAGGCATACAGTTTGGCTGATCAAAGAGTAAGACGTACCAAGCAATCGATGAATAGAGAAGTGTTAGAATCACGTATATTACGCTCTGCAGAGATCATTTTTGCGGCTAAGGGCTTTAGTGGCGCATCTATGGAACGTATTGCAGAGATATCAAAAATATCCAAGCAGAATTTAATTTATTACTTTCCAAACAAAGACTTACTGTATAAAAGGGTGTTGAAAGAGATACTCGATATTTGGATTGAAAAGCTGTCTTTACTTGAAAGTGATGGTGCTACGCCAGAAGACGTAATACGTGGTTATGTGCGTGAAAAAATGCAACTTTCACGTTTGTACCCTAATGGCTCTAAAGTCTTTGCTCATGAGGTTATCAGCGGCGCTCCAGTCTTAAAAGACTACCTTTTAAGCCACCTTAAACCTCAATTTGACCGTGATGTAAAATTGGTTAAGTCATGGATAAATAAGGGATTAATAGACGATATTGATCCTGAACATTTGTTTTTTACTATTTGGGCTGCAACTCAAACCTATGCCGATTTTTCTATTCAAATGGAAATTCTATTAGGTAAGACCAGTTTGGACCAAACGGATTTCGAACGGGCTGAAAACGCGGTAACCGAATTTGTTGTGCGCGCTCTTGGTGCTAAAAAAAATATTTAAAATAAATTCCTCTCCAATTTCCTTTCTTTATTTCTTAAAAGTAGCGTGATTATTGATAATGATTAACTAAAAAAATCTATATATTCATAGTCTTAACTCTTTAGTTAAGCATTTAGTTAAGTTAGCTTTAACAACTGTGTTATTTTTTAGTGCGAGCGTTGAACCAAAAAAAACAATTTACTCCTTCGTAAATGACTGCTATTAATTTTTATACCAAATGGTAAAAAAGTTAATTTAATCATTAAAACGTGGAGTAAATATGATCTCTGTTTCTGAAGCCATATCTTATGAATTTGCTACTGGGCCAGACTTGTATGCACTCTGCCAGCAAGCCGCTAGCGCACGTGATAACGCTTGGGGTATGCAGTTAACCTTTTCTAAAAAAGTATTTATCCCATTAACGAATATGTGTCGCGATTCTTGCGGCTATTGCACCTTTGTACAGTCCCCAGATTCTATTCATTCTAATTACATGACACCGGAGCAAGTGCTGAAAACTGCACACGAAGGCGCCGCGTTAGATTGTAAAGAAGCGTTATTTAGTTTGGGCGAACGACCAGAAGAACGTCATCAAAAAGCACGAGATTTGCTGGCGGCATTAGGTTATGACAACACGTTAGATTATCTGCATGACCAATGTGAAAGCGTCTTAACACACACTACATTATTGCCACACGTGAACGCCGGTGCATTGTCGTTTGATGAGTTGAAACGACTAAAGCCTGTTGCCGCCAGTATGGGGATGATGCTGGAAAATGTTTCCAATGAATTGCTCAAAAAAGGGCAAGCGCATTATGCATGCCCAGACAAAACGCCAAAACGTCGACTCGATACTATCGAGCAAGCGGGTCGTCTTGATATCGCCTTTACCACCGGTATTTTAATCGGCATAGGCGAAAGTTGGGAAGAGCGAGTGCTTAGCCTGATTGCCATTCGTGATCGCCATCTTGCTTATGGGCATGTCCAAGAAGTCATTATTCAAAACTTTCGCGCCAAAGCGGGTACCGCCATGGCGGGTTGCCAAGAACCGGATCTAGACGACATGAAACGCACCATCGCCGTGGCGCGTTTGATCTTACCGGATGACATCAGTATTCAAGCGCCGCCAAATTTAGAAGTTGAATACGGCAGTTATATCAATGCCGGTATCAATGACTGGGGTGGTATCTCGCCACTCACCAAAGATTTCATTAACCCAGAAAGAGCATGGCCGCAGATCAGCAGCGTGGCGCAAGCGTGCGAAGGTCTGGGCTATTCGTTGGCAGAACGCCTCACCATTTATGACCGCTTTCAGCATCAAGAACACAAATATTTAACACCCAATTTAACGCAACGAGTCGCGTCACTTATGAGTCGTGCCGCTCAAGCCAGTCGTCAGTTACAGGGAGACATCGCATGAATCTATCGTCTTTAACGTCAACAAAAGCAACGTCAAGCAATGCCGCGTCAGAAAATTTTTCTTCATTAGATACGCTTCATTCTACTCAATGTAATGAGCTCGTTAGTGCTCCAGTCCAGGCAATACTGGAAAAAACTCTGCTGGGAGAAGAGCTGAATGTAGAAGACGCGTGCGTGCTTTTTGCAACG
This genomic stretch from Marinomonas primoryensis harbors:
- a CDS encoding Zn-dependent hydrolase; the protein is MQDLRINEKRLWDTLMEMGDIGGTKKGGCNRLAGTDLDKQSRDLFVSWCKACGCDVEVDKIGNIFARRPGKYNDLPAVGTGSHLDTQPTGGKFDGVFGVLSGVEVLRTLHDNNIETPTAMEFSVWTNEEGSRFQPAMQGSGTYVGRFDLETELNKTDVNGIRLGDELERIGYLGEMELGSRNMGAFFEAHIEQGPILEDEKKAIGIVRLGQGIRWYNIEVIGRPSHSGTTPMHLRKDAMLAAASIVTEMNAIALRHENGLGTVGFMQVWPNSRNTIPGNVKFSADLRNPRPDILLTMHEELIAFCEKIAKEHDLDVNIDPFWYFAPVEFNASDDVKAATEKLGYSHMDIYAGAGHDACYMADLVPTGMIFTPCLNGISHNEAEYSSPEECAAGANVLLHTMLEASERIAKEHQ
- a CDS encoding TetR/AcrR family transcriptional regulator, whose protein sequence is MADQRVRRTKQSMNREVLESRILRSAEIIFAAKGFSGASMERIAEISKISKQNLIYYFPNKDLLYKRVLKEILDIWIEKLSLLESDGATPEDVIRGYVREKMQLSRLYPNGSKVFAHEVISGAPVLKDYLLSHLKPQFDRDVKLVKSWINKGLIDDIDPEHLFFTIWAATQTYADFSIQMEILLGKTSLDQTDFERAENAVTEFVVRALGAKKNI
- the cofG gene encoding 7,8-didemethyl-8-hydroxy-5-deazariboflavin synthase CofG, producing the protein MISVSEAISYEFATGPDLYALCQQAASARDNAWGMQLTFSKKVFIPLTNMCRDSCGYCTFVQSPDSIHSNYMTPEQVLKTAHEGAALDCKEALFSLGERPEERHQKARDLLAALGYDNTLDYLHDQCESVLTHTTLLPHVNAGALSFDELKRLKPVAASMGMMLENVSNELLKKGQAHYACPDKTPKRRLDTIEQAGRLDIAFTTGILIGIGESWEERVLSLIAIRDRHLAYGHVQEVIIQNFRAKAGTAMAGCQEPDLDDMKRTIAVARLILPDDISIQAPPNLEVEYGSYINAGINDWGGISPLTKDFINPERAWPQISSVAQACEGLGYSLAERLTIYDRFQHQEHKYLTPNLTQRVASLMSRAAQASRQLQGDIA